The Carassius gibelio isolate Cgi1373 ecotype wild population from Czech Republic chromosome B22, carGib1.2-hapl.c, whole genome shotgun sequence genome window below encodes:
- the LOC127987749 gene encoding gastrula zinc finger protein XlCGF49.1-like has translation MKDPEPCRTKHTEEQSELIEENKEHDKLNKGKDKHVKTGENSLSHSQTKQKDLKKRRDEKSFICTQCGKSLRSKPGLKNHMRIHTGEKLFTCDQCGKSFTESSNFKKHMNIHTGEKLHECDQCGKTFLWSSVLKNHLKIHSKEKPHSCSLCGKSFSQLQSLKVHQKRHAGVREYKCFDCKKTFITAPHLKRHLMIHTGEKPYHCTVCRKSFNQSSNLRVHKKIHSQ, from the coding sequence AGTTAATTGAAGAAAACAAGGAGCATGACAAACTGAATAAAGGGAAGGACAAACATGTCAAAACTGGAGAAAACTCTTTAAGTCActctcaaaccaaacagaaagatttaaagaagaGAAGAGATGAGAAATCTTTCatctgcactcagtgtggaaagagtttgagAAGCAAACCTGGTCTTAAGAATCAtatgaggatccacactggagagaaactgttcacatgtgatcagtgcgggaagagtttcacagaATCATCAAACTTTAAGaaacacatgaacatccacactggagagaaactgcatgaatgtgatcagtgtggaaaaacatttttgtggtCCTCAGTACTGAAGAATCACCTGAAAATTCATtcaaaggagaaaccacattcatgttctttgtgtggaaagagtttttcacaaCTGCAGAGTTTAAAAGTACATCAGAAGAGACACGCTGGTGTGAGAGAATATAAATGCTTTGATTGTAAGAAGACTTTTATTACAGCTCCACATTTGAAGCGGCACctgatgatccacactggagagaaaccgtatcactgcactGTATGCAGGAAGAGTTTCAATCAATCATCTAATCTACGCGTTCACAAAAAGATTCACAGTCAGTAG